A region of Rhodoferax potami DNA encodes the following proteins:
- a CDS encoding TerC family protein, producing the protein MEFLSDPNVWIAFAMLTALEIVLGIDNIIFISILVGRLPPHMRDKARRLGLGFAMVSRLLLLFSLSWVMGLTEDLFSVAGKGFSGRDLVLLAGGLFLLYKASHEIFVEVEARDEHAPAATEDAVMKAAGTKLFWSIIGQIAIIDIVFSLDSVITAVGMVDQISVMVAAVVVSVGVMLVAAKPIGEFVDRHPSVKVLALAFLVMVGMALTAEAFDQEIPKGYIYAAMAFSLAVEALNIRARGKRKAQTGS; encoded by the coding sequence ATGGAATTTTTGAGCGACCCGAACGTCTGGATTGCCTTTGCCATGCTGACAGCACTGGAAATCGTGCTGGGCATTGACAACATCATCTTCATCTCGATTCTGGTCGGGCGCCTGCCACCCCACATGCGGGACAAGGCACGCCGCCTCGGCCTGGGCTTTGCGATGGTGTCGCGCCTGTTGCTGCTGTTTTCGCTGAGCTGGGTCATGGGCCTGACCGAAGACTTGTTCAGCGTGGCCGGCAAGGGCTTCAGCGGGCGCGACCTGGTGTTGCTGGCCGGCGGGCTCTTTTTGCTCTACAAAGCCTCGCACGAGATTTTTGTGGAAGTAGAAGCCCGCGACGAACACGCCCCAGCTGCCACCGAAGACGCTGTCATGAAGGCGGCCGGTACCAAACTGTTCTGGTCCATCATCGGCCAGATTGCCATTATTGATATTGTGTTTTCGCTGGACTCGGTGATCACCGCAGTCGGCATGGTCGACCAGATCAGCGTGATGGTCGCCGCCGTGGTGGTGTCGGTCGGTGTGATGCTGGTGGCGGCCAAGCCGATCGGTGAGTTTGTGGACCGCCACCCGTCGGTCAAGGTGCTGGCCTTGGCGTTCCTAGTCATGGTGGGCATGGCGCTCACCGCAGAAGCGTTTGACCAGGAAATCCCCAAGGGCTATATCTACGCTGCCATGGCTTTCTCGCTGGCGGTAGAAGCCTTGAACATCCGGGCCCGCGGCAAGCGCAAGGCCCAGACGGGTTCTTAA
- the otnI gene encoding 2-oxo-tetronate isomerase, producing MPRFAANLSLLYNEHPFLDRFAAAAADGFTGVEFLFPYAFAVKELAARLQTHGLQQVLLNAPPGDWDAGERGIAALPGREAEFQAGFARALEYAHALDCPRIHVLAGVLPPGADPAACHETYLRNLQWAGAQAASAGRAVLVEPINTRDFPGYLLQTQAQAHAIVQAVGAPNLQVQFDLYHCQIMEGDVATKIREYLPTGRVGHFQIAGVPGRHEPDVGELNYPYLLDVIDEVSAACGWDGWVGCEYRPRRGVVPGATREGLGWLQRRSG from the coding sequence ATGCCCCGCTTTGCCGCCAACCTTTCGCTGCTCTACAACGAGCACCCCTTTCTGGACCGATTTGCCGCTGCTGCGGCCGACGGCTTCACGGGGGTGGAGTTCTTGTTTCCATACGCCTTTGCCGTCAAAGAGCTGGCGGCGCGCTTGCAAACCCATGGCCTGCAACAGGTGCTACTCAATGCACCGCCCGGTGATTGGGATGCCGGTGAACGCGGCATTGCCGCGCTGCCCGGGCGGGAGGCCGAGTTCCAAGCCGGTTTCGCCCGCGCGCTGGAATATGCCCATGCCCTCGATTGCCCCCGCATTCACGTGCTCGCCGGCGTGTTGCCGCCCGGTGCAGACCCCGCCGCCTGCCACGAGACCTACCTGCGCAACTTGCAATGGGCCGGCGCGCAGGCGGCATCGGCGGGCCGTGCGGTGCTGGTGGAGCCGATCAACACCCGCGACTTTCCGGGTTACCTGTTGCAAACACAGGCCCAGGCCCACGCCATCGTGCAAGCGGTGGGGGCGCCCAACCTGCAAGTGCAGTTCGACCTGTACCACTGCCAGATCATGGAAGGCGATGTCGCCACCAAGATCCGCGAATACTTGCCCACCGGGCGCGTTGGTCACTTTCAGATTGCCGGTGTGCCCGGCCGTCACGAGCCCGACGTGGGGGAGTTGAATTACCCGTATCTGCTGGACGTGATCGACGAAGTGTCGGCCGCGTGTGGCTGGGACGGCTGGGTGGGCTGCGAATACCGCCCCCGGCGTGGCGTGGTGCCGGGCGCCACCCGCGAGGGCTTGGGCTGGCTGCAACGCCGATCAGGGTAA
- a CDS encoding AraC family transcriptional regulator — protein sequence MAATPHSHPLSGYPVSRHRAPELEADYNRNPSLGYEPTDEVGFIRCLGHGYPTPLARWHCHDEYELHLITQSSGKAFVGDWIGPFEPGHLVLCGPRLPHNWISLDVPDEGVAMRDLVIQFRHEPLAQACQSIPELQEVLPLLERARHGIEFFGLSDRAQTHWHAVRGSRGLKRLAAFCEFMTDLSRWGDYRLLSNVQMRGAENDTELDQINTLVNRITENPSHSQSAAEVAAELAMSESRFSRFFRRATGNTYTDFVNRVRINRACQLLMTSDRYVTNICYDVGFNNVANFNRRFLELKGMTPSEFRKQAESRFGGAPATL from the coding sequence ATGGCTGCTACCCCACACTCGCACCCTCTATCGGGCTATCCCGTCAGTCGGCACCGGGCTCCGGAGCTGGAGGCTGACTACAACCGCAACCCGTCGCTGGGCTATGAGCCGACCGACGAGGTCGGATTCATCCGCTGCCTGGGTCACGGTTATCCGACCCCCTTGGCGCGTTGGCATTGCCATGATGAATACGAGTTGCACCTGATCACCCAGAGCTCCGGCAAGGCGTTTGTGGGGGACTGGATCGGCCCATTTGAGCCGGGCCACTTGGTGCTGTGCGGGCCCCGCCTGCCGCACAATTGGATTTCTTTGGACGTGCCCGACGAAGGTGTCGCCATGCGCGATTTGGTGATCCAGTTCCGGCATGAGCCGCTGGCACAGGCCTGCCAGTCCATCCCCGAGCTGCAGGAGGTGTTGCCCTTGTTGGAGCGCGCCCGCCACGGCATCGAGTTTTTTGGCCTCTCGGACCGGGCGCAAACGCACTGGCATGCGGTGCGCGGTTCGCGCGGGCTCAAGCGCTTGGCCGCGTTCTGTGAATTCATGACCGATCTGTCCCGCTGGGGGGACTACCGCCTGCTCTCCAACGTGCAAATGCGGGGTGCCGAAAACGACACCGAGCTCGACCAGATCAACACCCTCGTCAACCGCATCACCGAGAACCCATCGCACTCCCAATCGGCAGCCGAGGTGGCCGCTGAGCTGGCCATGAGCGAGAGCCGCTTTTCGCGTTTCTTCCGGCGGGCGACCGGCAATACCTATACCGACTTTGTGAACCGGGTGCGCATCAACCGCGCCTGCCAGCTGCTGATGACCTCAGACCGCTACGTCACCAATATTTGCTACGACGTGGGTTTCAATAACGTAGCCAATTTCAACCGCCGGTTTCTGGAGCTCAAGGGCATGACGCCCTCGGAATTCCGCAAGCAGGCGGAGAGCCGTTTTGGCGGAGCACCCGCCACGCTCTAG
- a CDS encoding MYG1 family protein, which produces MTETSTTVIATHSGTFHADDVFGVGILMGVFPSHRLVRTRKQELIDAADFAVDVGGVWDAAKGRFDHHQRGFDGARPVQLVDGNPVPGVGYASAGLVWSQYGTAYVQAWCTAQGHALDAAAIEQIVRSIDHSLVQYLDIVDTGQGDVSPGIFGLSSLIAQLNTHWLEEKGLDHAAKAQLLETRFREAIAITRKFLDHAISKKVAQLRAMDTVRQAPRLLGGRVLHLQEGGMPWTHVVLNEMPEVMFVIYPDSDGDQYQIKTVPVEAGSFTARMDLPASWAGLRDGELAAVNGVVDSVFCHLNLFIGGARSFEGAVKMAELALADAAAA; this is translated from the coding sequence ATGACTGAAACCTCCACCACCGTAATCGCCACCCACAGTGGCACCTTCCATGCCGACGACGTATTCGGCGTGGGCATTTTGATGGGGGTGTTTCCCTCGCACCGCTTGGTTCGCACCCGTAAACAAGAGCTGATCGACGCGGCTGATTTCGCGGTCGATGTGGGGGGCGTGTGGGATGCCGCCAAAGGCCGCTTCGACCACCACCAACGCGGATTCGATGGCGCCCGCCCGGTCCAACTGGTGGATGGCAACCCCGTACCCGGCGTGGGCTATGCCAGCGCGGGCTTGGTGTGGTCCCAGTACGGCACCGCCTATGTGCAGGCCTGGTGCACAGCTCAGGGCCACGCGCTGGATGCGGCAGCGATCGAGCAGATCGTGCGCTCCATCGACCACTCGCTGGTGCAGTACCTCGACATCGTAGACACCGGCCAGGGCGACGTGTCGCCCGGCATCTTCGGCCTCTCCAGCCTGATTGCCCAGCTCAACACCCATTGGCTCGAAGAAAAGGGCTTGGATCATGCGGCCAAGGCCCAGCTGCTGGAAACCCGCTTCCGCGAAGCGATTGCGATTACCCGCAAGTTTCTGGACCACGCCATCAGCAAAAAGGTGGCCCAGCTGCGCGCCATGGACACGGTGCGCCAGGCGCCGCGCCTGCTGGGCGGCCGGGTGCTGCACCTGCAAGAGGGCGGCATGCCTTGGACGCATGTGGTGTTGAATGAAATGCCCGAGGTGATGTTCGTGATTTACCCCGACTCCGATGGCGACCAGTACCAGATTAAAACCGTGCCGGTCGAAGCCGGCTCGTTCACCGCCCGCATGGACTTGCCTGCCAGCTGGGCCGGCCTGCGCGATGGCGAGTTGGCCGCAGTGAACGGCGTGGTTGACAGCGTGTTTTGCCACCTGAACCTGTTTATCGGTGGAGCTCGCAGCTTTGAAGGCGCGGTGAAGATGGCTGAGTTGGCGCTGGCGGACGCTGCCGCCGCATGA
- a CDS encoding efflux RND transporter permease subunit gives MNISEHFIRRPVMTVLLNLAIVMAGVIGFRSIPVAALPSYDTPVINVSASLAGASPETMATSVALPLEKQFQTVPGLKTISSTSTLGSTSLTLEFEESRNIDAAAVDVQAALLRAQRALPSDMTNPPSYRKVNPADAPVLLVALQSPSLSPAELQDYAEHLIVPTLSTVSGVAQVNVFGSKRYAVRVRVQPQALAARNIGLDEISAALRAANVNTPVGTLEGPKQTLVLQANKQLRNASEFADLIVSTKGGNPVRLRDVAKVEDSLETLRSWATLNGEPSITLAVQRQPGANTVQVVDSIRAALPALQTQMPASVKMTPVNDRSLSVREALHDVTLTLIGTIILVVLVIFLFLRRFVATVIPALSLPVSLVGAVALLWGLNYSLDNISLLGLTLAVGLVVDDAIVVLENIIRHVEKGENAFQAALRGAREVGFTIISISVSLIAVFIPIFFMPGVIGLLFHEFAVVVGLSIVVSAFVSLTLVPMLASRFLKDEAHMKRPGVVVRSFERAFNATFAGYTRMLDLALAHRWVILAIALSTFVATAWLLQVIPKGFFPEEDIGQIQVTTEAAEDTSFTAMVALQERAAEIIRKDPNVAVVSSFNGGGGAQNTGRMFVTLKPQSEREPMKKVVEGLRKKLRGVAGINVFMRPTQNLQLGGRQSKAQYQYILQSIRADELSTWAQKLQEKLRSDPMFRDVTSDSQLRGLQAQLKIDRDRANSLGVSVDSIRTALFSAFGERQVSTIYLPTDSYQVIMEVAPEAKQDESAINGIYVRSSNGGLVPLSSFTTVERSVGPTSINHVGQLQAVTVSFNLAPGAALGDATAKIDAAREAIQMPSSIISSYGGDAAVFKNSQGSQAILIIAALLVIYVLLGVLYESYIHPITILAGLPSAATGALATLMFFGQDLTLIATIGLVLLIGIVKKNAIMMIDFALDAQRHMGMTPAEAIREACILRFRPIMMTTLAALMGALPIALGIGAGAELRQPLGLAVVGGLIFSQAITLFITPVLYLLLERFSGTGPIVTPEAAQVEV, from the coding sequence ATGAACATCTCTGAACATTTCATCCGCCGTCCGGTGATGACGGTGCTACTCAACCTCGCCATCGTGATGGCGGGGGTGATCGGGTTTCGCAGCATTCCGGTAGCGGCTTTGCCGAGTTACGACACGCCGGTGATCAATGTCTCTGCGTCTCTCGCCGGTGCGAGCCCGGAGACCATGGCGACATCGGTGGCGCTGCCGCTCGAAAAACAATTCCAGACGGTACCGGGTCTCAAAACCATCAGCTCCACCAGCACGTTGGGCAGTACCTCGCTCACGCTGGAGTTTGAAGAGTCCCGCAATATCGATGCGGCGGCTGTCGACGTGCAAGCCGCTTTGCTGCGCGCGCAGCGTGCCTTGCCCTCCGACATGACCAACCCGCCGTCGTACCGCAAGGTGAACCCTGCGGATGCCCCGGTCTTGCTGGTGGCTTTGCAGTCCCCCTCGCTGTCGCCGGCCGAGTTGCAGGATTACGCCGAGCACCTGATCGTGCCGACCCTCTCTACCGTGAGCGGTGTGGCGCAGGTCAACGTGTTCGGCTCCAAGCGCTATGCGGTGCGGGTGCGGGTGCAGCCGCAGGCGCTGGCCGCCCGCAACATCGGGCTGGATGAAATCAGCGCGGCCCTGAGAGCGGCCAACGTGAATACACCGGTGGGTACCCTCGAAGGCCCCAAGCAGACGCTGGTGCTCCAGGCCAATAAGCAACTGCGCAATGCGTCCGAATTTGCCGATCTGATTGTGAGCACCAAGGGCGGCAACCCGGTGCGCCTGCGCGATGTGGCCAAGGTGGAAGACAGCCTGGAAACACTCCGCAGCTGGGCCACCCTGAATGGCGAGCCCTCGATTACTCTGGCGGTGCAACGCCAGCCGGGCGCTAATACGGTGCAGGTGGTGGACTCCATCCGCGCGGCATTGCCTGCCCTGCAAACCCAGATGCCGGCCTCGGTGAAGATGACGCCGGTGAACGACCGCTCTTTGTCGGTGCGGGAAGCCTTGCACGACGTCACGCTCACGCTGATCGGCACCATCATTCTGGTGGTGCTGGTGATCTTTTTGTTTTTGCGCCGTTTTGTGGCTACGGTCATTCCAGCCTTGTCGCTGCCGGTGTCGCTGGTCGGTGCGGTGGCATTGCTTTGGGGCCTGAACTACAGCCTCGACAACATCTCGCTTTTGGGCCTGACCCTCGCTGTCGGCCTGGTGGTGGACGATGCCATTGTGGTGCTGGAGAACATCATCCGCCACGTGGAAAAGGGTGAGAACGCGTTTCAGGCGGCCCTGCGCGGTGCGCGCGAAGTGGGCTTCACCATTATTTCGATCTCGGTGTCGCTGATCGCGGTGTTCATTCCCATCTTTTTCATGCCCGGCGTGATCGGCCTGTTGTTCCACGAGTTTGCGGTGGTGGTGGGCCTGTCGATTGTGGTCTCGGCGTTTGTGTCGCTGACCCTGGTGCCCATGCTGGCCAGCCGCTTTTTGAAAGATGAGGCGCACATGAAGCGCCCCGGTGTCGTGGTGCGCAGCTTTGAGCGCGCCTTCAACGCCACCTTCGCCGGCTACACCCGCATGCTGGACTTGGCGTTGGCCCACCGCTGGGTGATTTTGGCCATTGCGCTGTCTACCTTTGTTGCCACTGCCTGGCTGTTGCAAGTGATCCCGAAAGGATTTTTCCCGGAGGAAGACATCGGTCAAATCCAGGTTACGACCGAGGCCGCAGAAGACACGTCGTTCACCGCCATGGTGGCCCTGCAAGAGCGGGCGGCTGAAATCATCCGCAAAGATCCGAACGTGGCGGTGGTCAGCTCATTCAACGGGGGAGGCGGTGCGCAAAACACCGGTCGCATGTTTGTGACGCTCAAACCTCAGTCCGAACGCGAGCCCATGAAAAAAGTGGTCGAAGGCCTGCGCAAGAAATTGCGGGGCGTGGCCGGGATCAACGTGTTCATGCGCCCCACCCAAAACTTGCAGCTCGGCGGCCGCCAGAGCAAGGCGCAGTACCAGTACATCTTGCAGAGCATCCGGGCGGACGAGCTCAGCACTTGGGCCCAGAAGCTGCAAGAGAAACTGCGCTCTGACCCGATGTTCCGCGACGTGACCAGCGACTCCCAGCTGCGCGGTTTGCAAGCGCAACTCAAAATCGACCGCGACCGCGCCAACTCACTAGGCGTGTCGGTTGACAGCATCCGAACCGCCCTGTTCAGTGCGTTCGGTGAGCGCCAGGTGTCCACCATTTACCTGCCGACCGACAGCTACCAGGTCATCATGGAAGTCGCGCCCGAGGCCAAGCAAGACGAATCTGCCATCAACGGCATTTACGTGCGCTCCAGCAACGGCGGGCTGGTGCCCCTGAGCAGCTTTACTACTGTGGAGCGCTCGGTCGGCCCGACCTCGATCAACCACGTGGGCCAACTGCAAGCGGTGACCGTGTCGTTCAACCTGGCGCCCGGTGCCGCGCTGGGCGATGCCACTGCCAAGATCGATGCAGCCCGCGAGGCCATCCAGATGCCGAGCTCCATCATCAGCAGCTACGGCGGCGATGCCGCAGTGTTTAAAAACTCGCAAGGCAGCCAAGCCATCCTGATCATTGCGGCGCTGCTCGTGATTTACGTTTTGCTGGGGGTGCTGTATGAGAGCTATATCCACCCCATCACCATCCTGGCCGGCCTGCCTTCAGCAGCCACCGGCGCGCTGGCGACGCTGATGTTTTTCGGTCAGGACTTGACCCTGATTGCTACTATCGGCTTGGTCTTGCTCATCGGGATTGTGAAGAAAAACGCGATCATGATGATCGACTTTGCGCTCGATGCGCAGCGTCATATGGGCATGACGCCGGCAGAGGCGATTCGCGAGGCTTGTATCTTGCGCTTCCGCCCAATCATGATGACCACGCTGGCCGCGCTCATGGGGGCTTTGCCGATTGCCCTTGGAATCGGCGCCGGCGCCGAGCTGCGTCAGCCCTTGGGCTTGGCAGTGGTGGGCGGCCTGATTTTTTCGCAGGCCATCACCTTGTTCATCACGCCGGTGCTTTATCTGCTGCTCGAACGCTTTAGCGGCACCGGCCCCATCGTGACGCCGGAGGCCGCTCAGGTCGAGGTTTAA
- a CDS encoding DMT family transporter yields the protein MDTRKPVDGSAVLLMMVLCATWGMQQVVLKATAADIAPVMQIALRSGVAALLVGLVMWWRGESMSLRDGTLVPGLAVGVFFATEFLLVAEGLRHTSASHMVVFLYTAPIFAALGLHWRIPAERLSGLQWSGIAIAFAGIAMTFLGRGHGAATGAAATGSTLWGDFLGVLAAIAWAATTVVVRCSSLAKAQPSKTLQYQLVMAFGVLLCAAWLSGQAQVNFTPRVWASLAFHAVVVSFASFLAWFWLLRHYLASRLGVFSFMTPLFGMLFGAWLLDEPIEAGFLVGAIPVLVGIVLVSAGPWLGQIWADTFKARTR from the coding sequence ATGGATACGCGCAAACCGGTGGATGGGTCCGCCGTCCTGTTGATGATGGTCTTGTGTGCCACCTGGGGCATGCAGCAGGTGGTGCTCAAAGCCACCGCTGCGGATATTGCGCCGGTCATGCAAATTGCCCTGCGGTCGGGCGTGGCCGCCTTGCTGGTGGGTTTGGTGATGTGGTGGCGTGGCGAGTCCATGTCGCTGCGCGATGGAACGCTGGTGCCGGGCTTGGCGGTCGGTGTGTTTTTTGCCACGGAGTTTTTGCTGGTGGCCGAGGGCCTGCGCCACACCAGTGCGTCGCACATGGTGGTGTTTTTGTACACCGCTCCGATTTTTGCAGCGCTGGGTTTGCACTGGCGGATTCCTGCGGAGCGCCTGAGTGGTTTGCAGTGGAGCGGTATCGCGATTGCCTTTGCCGGTATTGCCATGACCTTCCTGGGCCGTGGGCATGGGGCTGCCACCGGTGCCGCTGCAACGGGCAGCACCTTGTGGGGGGACTTCTTGGGGGTGCTCGCTGCTATTGCCTGGGCGGCTACGACCGTGGTGGTGCGCTGCTCCAGCCTTGCCAAAGCCCAGCCTTCCAAAACTTTGCAGTACCAATTAGTGATGGCATTCGGGGTGTTGCTGTGCGCTGCCTGGCTGTCGGGGCAGGCCCAGGTGAACTTCACACCCCGCGTGTGGGCCAGCCTTGCGTTTCACGCGGTGGTGGTGTCGTTTGCCAGCTTTCTGGCCTGGTTCTGGTTGTTGCGCCACTACCTGGCGTCGCGGTTGGGCGTGTTCTCGTTCATGACGCCCTTGTTCGGCATGTTGTTCGGTGCCTGGTTGCTCGATGAGCCGATTGAGGCCGGTTTTCTGGTCGGTGCGATTCCGGTGTTGGTGGGCATCGTGCTCGTGAGCGCAGGCCCATGGTTAGGGCAGATCTGGGCAGACACCTTCAAGGCCCGTACGCGTTAA
- a CDS encoding AraC family transcriptional regulator, with protein sequence MPILRPKLDIPLTSPTLPAPVMFRSAYVPDHGLYPEHQHAWGEFVYSFSGVMEVKVQGHHFLAPPQYGIWLPPHLEHVGLNRKAAHHCSLYVSTALCRPLPAEPCALTVSPLVRAMLEHLRLQPAGSAVSGPEARLLKVLLDQLTLAPRAGSYLPGSDDPALGAVLRLLQAHPGDNRSLPELAHAVHSTERTLMRRCQRDLGMPFAEWRQRLRVVRAMPLLEAGQTVETIALDLGYGSASAFIAMFKKLMGTTPDELRRGTLSAA encoded by the coding sequence ATGCCCATCCTGCGCCCCAAGCTGGACATCCCCCTCACCAGCCCCACCCTGCCGGCACCGGTCATGTTCCGCAGCGCCTATGTGCCGGACCACGGGCTCTACCCCGAGCACCAGCACGCCTGGGGCGAGTTTGTGTATTCCTTCAGCGGCGTGATGGAGGTGAAAGTGCAAGGCCACCATTTCCTGGCGCCGCCGCAGTACGGCATCTGGCTGCCGCCCCACCTAGAGCATGTGGGCCTGAACCGCAAAGCGGCACACCACTGCTCTTTGTATGTGTCTACCGCCTTGTGCCGACCCTTGCCTGCGGAGCCCTGCGCACTCACGGTGAGTCCCTTGGTGCGGGCCATGCTGGAGCACCTGCGCTTGCAGCCAGCCGGCAGTGCGGTGTCAGGGCCTGAAGCCCGCTTGCTCAAAGTGCTGCTCGACCAGCTCACCCTCGCACCGCGGGCAGGCAGCTACCTGCCCGGCTCTGACGATCCGGCGCTGGGCGCCGTGCTGCGGCTGCTGCAAGCTCACCCCGGTGACAACCGCTCGCTCCCCGAGCTGGCCCACGCAGTCCACAGCACAGAGCGCACCCTGATGCGACGTTGCCAGCGCGACTTGGGCATGCCGTTTGCCGAATGGCGCCAGCGCCTGCGGGTGGTGAGGGCCATGCCTCTGTTGGAGGCGGGCCAGACAGTGGAGACGATTGCGCTGGATCTGGGCTACGGCAGTGCCTCGGCCTTCATTGCCATGTTCAAGAAGCTGATGGGCACCACGCCGGATGAGCTCCGCCGCGGCACCCTGAGCGCCGCCTAG
- a CDS encoding efflux RND transporter periplasmic adaptor subunit, with product MKFHRAKVVLAYSALPLLMWGCSGKSETASTAPATAASGAAGPAAAPASAAASAPAGGPASVTTVKAQKKDLNVTLKASGTVVPLNVVDVRTQMNSTIKSVHFKEGQFVKAGQLLFTLDARSDEANVAKAAAQLAKDNVSLADAKRQFERAKQLFAQNFISQGSVDTAQALVDSVNATVVADQAALDAAKVALSYSRIVAPASGRAGAVNVFVGSAVQVNVTSLVTITQLDPVGIQFSIPQRNLSDALAALKEGASVKATLADGGGTFKGKLQFVDSAVDASSGAVKAKAVFANADNKLWPGAFAEVQQTIANIPDAVVIPVASIVQGARGTIVYVVEDGKAVLKPIKLVYSEAGDAAVTGIKAGDAVVQEGKQNLRPNVPVVERAKESPEGKGKPKDGDAKSSDAKAPDAKPAASDAAKPATP from the coding sequence ATGAAATTTCATCGTGCCAAAGTTGTGCTGGCGTACTCCGCCCTGCCCTTGTTGATGTGGGGTTGCTCCGGCAAGTCCGAGACTGCTTCTACCGCTCCCGCAACCGCCGCCTCCGGCGCAGCCGGCCCGGCTGCCGCACCGGCGAGTGCCGCAGCCAGCGCACCGGCCGGTGGCCCGGCGTCGGTGACTACCGTGAAGGCCCAGAAAAAAGACCTCAACGTCACCCTCAAGGCCAGTGGCACCGTTGTGCCACTCAATGTGGTCGACGTACGCACCCAGATGAACAGCACCATCAAAAGTGTGCATTTCAAAGAAGGGCAGTTCGTCAAGGCCGGTCAGTTGCTGTTCACCCTGGACGCCCGCAGCGACGAGGCCAATGTGGCCAAGGCCGCCGCGCAGTTGGCCAAAGACAATGTGTCGCTGGCCGATGCCAAGCGCCAGTTTGAGCGCGCTAAGCAGTTGTTTGCGCAAAACTTTATTTCCCAAGGATCGGTCGATACCGCCCAAGCGCTGGTCGACAGTGTGAATGCCACCGTGGTGGCCGACCAGGCCGCGCTGGATGCGGCCAAAGTCGCCTTGTCGTATTCCCGCATCGTGGCGCCGGCATCCGGCCGTGCCGGTGCGGTCAATGTTTTTGTGGGCAGCGCAGTGCAGGTGAACGTGACCAGTCTGGTCACCATCACCCAGTTGGACCCGGTAGGCATCCAGTTCAGCATTCCCCAGCGCAACCTGAGCGACGCGCTCGCCGCACTGAAGGAGGGCGCCTCGGTCAAGGCCACGCTGGCTGATGGCGGCGGCACCTTCAAAGGCAAGTTGCAATTTGTGGACAGCGCCGTCGACGCGAGCTCGGGGGCCGTGAAGGCCAAGGCAGTGTTCGCCAACGCCGACAACAAGCTCTGGCCCGGCGCATTTGCCGAAGTGCAGCAAACCATTGCCAATATCCCCGATGCGGTGGTGATTCCTGTCGCCTCCATCGTGCAAGGCGCACGCGGCACGATTGTGTATGTGGTGGAAGACGGCAAAGCGGTACTCAAACCGATCAAGCTGGTGTATTCCGAAGCGGGCGACGCCGCAGTGACCGGTATCAAAGCCGGTGATGCGGTGGTGCAAGAAGGCAAACAAAACCTGCGGCCCAATGTGCCGGTGGTAGAGCGCGCCAAAGAGAGCCCAGAGGGCAAAGGCAAGCCCAAAGACGGCGACGCCAAATCCTCAGACGCCAAAGCCCCGGATGCCAAGCCCGCCGCCAGTGATGCAGCCAAGCCCGCCACACCATGA